Genomic window (Gemmatimonadota bacterium):
GGCTTTCCTTCGGCGCGGCCTTTCTCGGCCTCCAGGTCGCCACCTGGGCCGGCGGCGCGGCGGCCAGCGGGGCGCTCGTGCTGCTGGGCGCGTGGGGGCTCGCGCTCGGGGCGGAGGCGCGCCGGCAACGCGTGATCGGGGCCACCGCGGCGGTGGTGCTAGGGGGTATCGCGGTGGCCTGGGCCTTCGGGCAGGCCGGCGCCGCGCAGTCCGCCGCTCTCGTGGCGGGCGTGGCGGCGGCGGTCGCCGCCGGGTCGCTCGTGGGGCTCCGCGCGGCCCCGCCGCCGGCGCCGATGGAAGCGCCGCGCCGCGAGGCCCCCGAGGCGCCGGTGGCCGCCGGCGTGGGATCGGCCCCTTCCCTGGAACCTTCCACCCAGGCCGGCGGAGCGCCGGCGTCCGAGCACGTCGCGGAACCCCGGCCTCAGGCCGCCACGGCGGACCTTGAGCGCACGCTGCGAACGCTGCGGGCGGAGCTGCGAGCGGGACGCGCGGTGGTGTGGTCGGTGGCCCTGGACGAGAGGCTGGCTACGGCCCGCGCGGCGCACGGCGGAGGCCTACCCCCGGTCGCCAACGTAGAGGGCGATCCGCTGCTCTGGGCGGTCCGCGAACGCGCCGCGCTGCGCGCCGATCGGCCGCCCCGCTGGGCGCCCGACGCGGAGGCAGCCGGGATCGCTTTCGCGGGCGAGCTGGATGGTCTCACCTCGGCCCTGACGCTGGAGTTCGCCGACGCCGACGCGCTGCCCGACCTGGCGGCGCTGGAGAACGCCGGCGCGCGGGTGGCGGCCGCGCTCAGGCTGGAGGCCGCCGAGGACGAGGCCGGGCTCAGGGTTCGGCACGCGTCCGCCGTGCTGGACGCGACCCGGCGCCTGGCCACGAGGGTCGACCCGACGGACATCGCGGCGGAATTGTGCGACGCCGCCGTGTCGCTGGTGGGAGACGGAGCCGCGCTGGCCACCTGGGGCGGAGATGGAGGCACCGTGCTGGGGCAGGCGGGCGGCCTGGGTGGCCCAGAGCCGGGGGACGCGATCCTCGCGCCGGAGTCGCAGATGGCAATCGCCGCGCGCTCCGGAGCGCCGCTGAGGCGCGCCCGGGGTGGTCGCGGGGACGGCCCGCCGGTGGCCGGCCCGGGGGAGCGGTGGGCGGCGCCCTGGAGGGACCTGGTGGTGTTCCCGCTCGCCGAGCCGGGCAGCGGCCCGGTGGCCGTGCTGGCGGTGTGGGCGCGCGAAGCCGGGGGCCTGCGAGAGGAAGGGCTGCGCTGGCTCGAAGGGGTGTCGGGCATAGCGGCGGCGCAGTTGCGGCAGGCCGAACGCTACGGCGCGCTACAGGCCGAGGCCGAGTTCGACGAGCTCACCGGCATCCTCAATCGAAGGGCGTTCGAGAACCGCTTGAGCGTGGAAGTGGCGCGCTACGACCGCTATCGCAGGCCGTTGTCCTTGATCCTGGCGGGCCTGGACCACTTCAAGACGGTGAGCGACCGCTTCGGCCACGAAGTGGGGAGCCAGGCGCTGCGCCGCGTCGCCGAGGCGACCGTGGGCGCCGTGCGCGGGGCCGACACCGTGGCCCGCCTGGGCGGCGCGGAGTTCGGCGTGCTGCTGCCGGAGACAGGGGCGCGCGAAGCCGCGGAGGTGGCCGAGCGGATTCGCACGGCGGTTGCCGCGGTGGACCTGCGTCACGACGCCGTCGCCATCGCG
Coding sequences:
- a CDS encoding GGDEF domain-containing protein: LSFGAAFLGLQVATWAGGAAASGALVLLGAWGLALGAEARRQRVIGATAAVVLGGIAVAWAFGQAGAAQSAALVAGVAAAVAAGSLVGLRAAPPPAPMEAPRREAPEAPVAAGVGSAPSLEPSTQAGGAPASEHVAEPRPQAATADLERTLRTLRAELRAGRAVVWSVALDERLATARAAHGGGLPPVANVEGDPLLWAVRERAALRADRPPRWAPDAEAAGIAFAGELDGLTSALTLEFADADALPDLAALENAGARVAAALRLEAAEDEAGLRVRHASAVLDATRRLATRVDPTDIAAELCDAAVSLVGDGAALATWGGDGGTVLGQAGGLGGPEPGDAILAPESQMAIAARSGAPLRRARGGRGDGPPVAGPGERWAAPWRDLVVFPLAEPGSGPVAVLAVWAREAGGLREEGLRWLEGVSGIAAAQLRQAERYGALQAEAEFDELTGILNRRAFENRLSVEVARYDRYRRPLSLILAGLDHFKTVSDRFGHEVGSQALRRVAEATVGAVRGADTVARLGGAEFGVLLPETGAREAAEVAERIRTAVAAVDLRHDAVAIALRVSVGVSACPECVEGAELLEEAAQEALRAAERGGRDRVAVAATARIPEPGAG